A DNA window from Mycobacterium sp. IDR2000157661 contains the following coding sequences:
- the tatA gene encoding Sec-independent protein translocase subunit TatA — protein sequence MGGLQPWHWVIVIAVFVLLFGAKKLPDAARSLGKSMRIFKSEIKEMQADSKPDTATPIASERVDPATHKAAGSDVAAGAAPETEQPSDKRPA from the coding sequence TTGGGTGGTCTACAACCCTGGCACTGGGTCATCGTCATCGCCGTGTTCGTGCTGCTCTTCGGTGCCAAGAAGCTCCCGGACGCGGCGCGCTCGCTGGGCAAGTCGATGCGGATCTTCAAGTCGGAGATCAAGGAGATGCAGGCCGATTCTAAGCCCGACACGGCGACACCGATCGCCTCGGAGCGGGTCGACCCCGCGACCCACAAGGCGGCTGGATCCGACGTCGCCGCCGGAGCGGCTCCGGAGACCGAACAGCCGTCGGACAAGCGTCCGGCCTGA